The following proteins come from a genomic window of Leptospira dzoumogneensis:
- the gltX gene encoding glutamate--tRNA ligase, whose protein sequence is MPENKEVRTRFAPSPTGFLHVGGARTALFNYLYAKSQGGKFLLRVEDTDQARSTEESFKTILESLKWLGIEWDEGPHVGGPYGPYVQSERISIYKEYTEKLISEGKAYRCFCTQEELEAKKKQAEAMGVPYVYDGLHANMSESEVQEKLKAGTPYSVRFKTPSKTLIFDDIIQGKVKFETKLIGDFIIVKSDGFPSYNYAVVVDDGLMKISHVIRGVGHLSNTPRQILIYEALGFPVPEFAHASEIVGMDGKKLSKRAGATSILAFRDLGYLPETFLNYMALLGWTSPDGQEYLPGDILPKTFDVHRCSKSPSTFDVFKKPKGGDEEVATNFSSLDQIAEAMNPKSKLNWLSNKYIRELPIQKVADSLAPFLENRTDIPAEYRDPKNKELHSLVDSVRVYLDNLRQAPDYIAEFFVSDLKVEDGEAKEILSQEFSPKVVTTFYELLKKSDPKTDEDYKALMTQAGEQTGQKGKTLFMPIRVSATGKAHGLELPILFPLLGKEKLLKRIEKISVQVGISLP, encoded by the coding sequence ATGCCAGAAAATAAGGAAGTTAGAACCAGGTTCGCACCATCACCTACCGGTTTCCTTCATGTGGGCGGAGCTAGAACCGCTTTATTCAATTACTTATACGCCAAATCCCAAGGCGGAAAATTTTTATTAAGGGTAGAAGATACGGATCAAGCCAGATCCACCGAAGAATCTTTTAAAACCATCCTTGAATCCTTAAAATGGTTAGGGATAGAATGGGATGAAGGTCCTCATGTAGGAGGTCCTTACGGTCCTTATGTACAATCCGAAAGGATCTCTATTTATAAAGAATATACCGAAAAGTTGATCTCCGAAGGAAAAGCCTATCGCTGCTTCTGCACCCAAGAAGAATTAGAAGCCAAAAAAAAACAGGCCGAGGCGATGGGAGTCCCTTACGTTTACGACGGACTTCATGCGAACATGAGCGAATCGGAAGTTCAGGAAAAATTGAAAGCAGGAACTCCTTATTCCGTTCGTTTCAAAACTCCTTCTAAAACTTTGATCTTCGATGATATCATCCAAGGGAAAGTGAAGTTCGAAACAAAATTGATCGGTGACTTCATCATAGTAAAATCGGACGGTTTTCCTTCTTATAACTACGCTGTGGTTGTGGATGACGGGCTCATGAAAATTTCTCATGTGATCCGAGGAGTGGGGCACCTTTCCAATACACCCCGCCAGATCCTGATCTATGAGGCTCTGGGATTTCCGGTTCCTGAGTTCGCTCACGCATCCGAGATCGTGGGAATGGACGGTAAAAAATTATCCAAACGTGCGGGAGCTACTTCTATATTAGCATTTCGTGATTTAGGATATTTGCCTGAGACATTCTTGAATTATATGGCTCTACTCGGTTGGACTTCTCCAGACGGTCAGGAATATCTGCCGGGGGACATTCTTCCAAAAACATTCGATGTACATCGTTGTTCCAAATCACCTTCTACCTTTGACGTATTCAAAAAACCGAAAGGCGGGGATGAGGAAGTTGCGACTAACTTCTCCAGTTTGGATCAAATTGCAGAGGCGATGAATCCTAAGTCCAAATTGAATTGGCTTTCTAATAAATACATCAGAGAACTTCCTATCCAAAAGGTAGCCGATAGTCTGGCTCCATTCTTGGAAAACAGAACGGATATTCCGGCGGAATACAGAGATCCGAAAAACAAGGAATTACATTCTCTAGTGGATAGCGTTAGAGTTTATTTGGATAATTTGCGCCAGGCACCCGACTATATCGCAGAATTTTTCGTATCCGACCTGAAAGTAGAGGATGGAGAAGCGAAAGAAATTCTTTCCCAAGAATTTTCTCCAAAAGTGGTCACTACATTTTACGAATTATTAAAAAAGTCGGATCCTAAAACCGATGAAGATTATAAGGCTTTAATGACCCAAGCGGGAGAACAGACCGGCCAAAAGGGAAAGACCCTATTTATGCCGATCCGAGTCTCCGCTACAGGAAAAGCTCACGGACTGGAGTTACCTATCCTATTTCCCCTCTTAGGGAAGGAAAAGCTACTCAAACGAATAGAGAAAATCTCGGTACAAGTAGGAATTTCTTTACCTTAG
- a CDS encoding flavin monoamine oxidase family protein: protein MKITRSTFLKAGILTAAAFLGSRKGNLSAQNTNSGKKVIVLGGGLSGLYSAYILGKTGSKVTLIEATDRVGGRVRSIQDPSGHVVDLGAEWVSSEDKTVRSLVRELGLKLQSSPLVPDLFLGTYKKAGAWELSTKSQEILNKLVSQNSKLDTAQQQALDRISIYNYLVYQGVSPEDLTLLGHKLSLHYGDSIRVLSAEKVLSDLAQFPQRNSKIEGGMESIAKTLVMNIENTEFVFSDPVLSVDQDPTGVTVTTASGRKFSGSTCICTLPANQISNVKWNPGLDKEKLLAALRVRYSQIYKLFLVLKESPWESSPFAVHSDAAAQFLYDAGTKSDTSDKVLGVIANGDRFSVFDTANQDQKVEYIRLTLDRLGLKKDLQIQRFYFTEPKKDYVPNGIAEFPPGSFGSEIILRKPFDRIFFAGEHTGEITGTVEAALSSAIKAVNLV, encoded by the coding sequence ATGAAAATTACCCGATCCACTTTTCTAAAAGCCGGAATTTTAACTGCCGCAGCTTTCTTGGGAAGTCGTAAGGGAAATTTATCCGCTCAGAATACGAACTCAGGGAAAAAAGTAATCGTACTTGGCGGAGGACTTTCAGGACTTTATTCGGCATACATCTTAGGAAAAACAGGAAGTAAAGTAACTCTGATCGAAGCCACAGATAGAGTGGGAGGAAGAGTAAGATCGATACAAGATCCTTCCGGTCACGTCGTGGATCTAGGAGCAGAATGGGTTTCATCCGAAGATAAAACTGTTCGCAGTTTAGTTAGAGAGTTAGGATTAAAATTACAATCTTCTCCATTGGTCCCGGATCTATTTTTGGGAACTTATAAGAAGGCAGGTGCCTGGGAACTTTCTACTAAATCCCAAGAGATCCTGAACAAATTAGTATCACAAAATTCTAAATTAGATACTGCACAACAACAAGCGTTAGATCGTATCAGCATTTATAATTATCTAGTATACCAAGGAGTCAGTCCGGAAGATCTGACCTTACTTGGTCATAAACTTTCTCTTCATTATGGAGATAGTATTCGAGTTCTATCCGCTGAAAAAGTTTTGAGTGATCTTGCACAATTCCCTCAAAGGAATAGCAAGATAGAAGGTGGAATGGAAAGTATCGCCAAAACTCTGGTGATGAATATAGAAAACACAGAATTCGTTTTTTCGGATCCTGTTCTTTCAGTGGATCAGGATCCCACAGGGGTTACGGTTACCACCGCTTCCGGAAGAAAATTCAGCGGTTCTACTTGTATCTGCACTTTACCTGCAAATCAAATCTCTAATGTGAAATGGAACCCGGGATTAGATAAGGAAAAACTTTTAGCGGCACTAAGAGTTCGTTATTCTCAAATTTATAAATTATTTTTGGTATTAAAAGAATCTCCTTGGGAATCTTCTCCATTTGCGGTTCATTCGGATGCGGCAGCTCAATTTTTATACGACGCCGGTACCAAGTCCGATACTTCGGACAAGGTTTTAGGAGTGATCGCTAATGGTGACAGATTTTCCGTATTTGATACTGCCAACCAAGACCAAAAGGTAGAATATATTCGTCTGACTCTGGATCGTCTAGGTCTGAAAAAAGATCTACAGATCCAAAGATTCTATTTTACGGAACCTAAAAAAGATTACGTTCCGAACGGAATTGCCGAGTTTCCACCGGGAAGTTTTGGGTCGGAGATCATTCTAAGAAAACCGTTTGATCGTATCTTCTTCGCGGGTGAACATACCGGAGAAATTACCGGAACAGTAGAGGCTGCATTGAGTTCGGCGATCAAGGCTGTGAACTTAGTATAA
- a CDS encoding LIC_13346 family putative lipoprotein, with the protein MEPKSRSYLTATFFSLGLTYLFFLMSCSLLTEWTEEKPLVSDLPGIRIYTNISSIPASSESFRNQPGHLRYLVLQTQSSKEKIWTGEVDLWETKEDFHTTLPKGVVFPKLSFKASLFSGSARLEEGEFSNPKFISFHPQGVLSWNWEGEGFRSGIHISSPKQLNVSDWGILYNFSQSNIVWIAKEYRSLGKNVELHWENVRNSRTSLSTDYTSPGGRSFPYADYDYKNQIFQYVNLIEARLPVWTFREEGEYRWAWGILPEDLLSSKNVSQWKQKKKDEFVSIHFYDAANNIPFTASADLKNYPIILLKDYDNARK; encoded by the coding sequence TTGGAACCGAAGTCTCGATCTTATCTCACAGCAACATTCTTCTCACTAGGTTTGACCTATTTGTTTTTTTTAATGTCCTGTTCTCTTTTGACGGAATGGACGGAAGAAAAACCTTTAGTCTCCGATCTTCCCGGTATTCGGATCTATACTAATATCAGTTCGATCCCTGCAAGTTCCGAATCTTTCCGGAACCAACCCGGTCATCTTAGATATTTAGTACTGCAGACCCAATCTTCTAAGGAAAAAATTTGGACCGGAGAAGTGGATCTTTGGGAAACCAAAGAAGATTTTCATACTACTCTTCCTAAAGGGGTCGTTTTTCCTAAATTAAGTTTTAAGGCTTCCTTATTCTCAGGTTCGGCTAGATTAGAAGAAGGCGAATTTTCTAATCCTAAATTTATTTCATTTCATCCGCAAGGTGTTCTTTCTTGGAATTGGGAAGGAGAAGGTTTCAGATCGGGGATTCATATCTCTTCTCCTAAACAACTCAATGTTTCCGATTGGGGGATTTTATATAATTTTTCCCAATCAAATATAGTATGGATCGCCAAAGAATACAGAAGTTTAGGTAAGAATGTAGAATTACATTGGGAGAATGTTCGTAATAGCCGGACTAGTTTGAGTACGGATTATACAAGCCCTGGCGGCAGAAGTTTTCCTTATGCGGACTACGATTATAAGAACCAAATCTTCCAGTATGTAAATTTGATAGAAGCTAGACTTCCGGTTTGGACTTTCAGGGAAGAAGGTGAATATCGTTGGGCCTGGGGAATTCTTCCGGAAGATCTATTATCTTCTAAGAACGTATCCCAATGGAAACAGAAGAAAAAGGATGAATTCGTATCGATACATTTTTATGATGCTGCCAATAATATTCCGTTTACTGCCTCGGCCGATTTGAAGAACTATCCAATCATCCTCTTAAAAGATTACGACAATGCCAGAAAATAA
- a CDS encoding DUF455 family protein → MTLNEYAQFLLSSPNLEDKLYSPEKMPEDILWPDFFPKDRPERSSKILFSDKRSKMPRVEHLNSEENRILSLHHFANHELMAVEIFAWAILKFQNAPSSVRKSLYKTILEEQKHLKLYLGSIREWGMDLGDRPLNYIFWKQIPNMQSLQKFFAIMALTFEGANLDFSMIYQKAFEKFGDQKRADIMQIVHEDEISHVKRGVKVVFSDGVLQEQQWEKYLEYLTHPFTPRRAKGFLYFPELRTKAGLSPEFAEALGAYSDEYDGTTNARIVKNVLGTVANLLP, encoded by the coding sequence TTGACTTTAAACGAGTACGCTCAATTTCTTTTAAGTTCTCCCAATTTAGAAGATAAACTATATTCTCCGGAAAAAATGCCGGAAGATATTTTATGGCCGGACTTTTTTCCTAAGGACAGACCGGAACGATCTTCTAAAATCCTTTTCTCGGATAAAAGATCAAAAATGCCTCGGGTGGAACATTTGAATTCCGAGGAGAATAGGATACTTTCTCTCCATCATTTTGCGAATCATGAACTCATGGCTGTGGAGATATTTGCCTGGGCTATATTAAAATTTCAGAATGCTCCTTCTTCCGTTCGTAAAAGTTTATACAAAACGATTTTGGAAGAACAAAAACATCTCAAACTTTATTTGGGATCCATCAGAGAATGGGGAATGGATCTAGGAGATCGCCCTCTCAATTATATCTTCTGGAAACAAATTCCTAATATGCAATCTCTCCAAAAGTTTTTTGCGATCATGGCCTTAACTTTCGAAGGAGCCAATTTGGATTTTTCTATGATCTACCAAAAGGCATTCGAAAAATTCGGGGATCAAAAACGAGCCGATATCATGCAGATCGTTCATGAGGACGAGATCAGTCATGTTAAAAGGGGAGTCAAGGTAGTATTCTCCGATGGGGTTTTGCAAGAACAACAATGGGAAAAGTATCTGGAATATTTGACCCATCCATTCACTCCCAGAAGAGCAAAGGGATTTTTATACTTTCCGGAGCTTAGGACTAAGGCAGGATTATCGCCTGAGTTTGCGGAGGCTTTAGGAGCTTATTCGGACGAATACGATGGCACTACAAATGCCAGGATCGTAAAAAATGTGTTAGGTACGGTTGCAAATTTGCTACCATAA
- a CDS encoding LIC13341 family surface-exposed protein yields the protein MFRFVSFSRVLILFSVFILLIACNSKTPSDSKIISLTIPESEEKSPDVVLKKLGNLDEDPDLEVFSLVRNGTEEILAVFKKQNGEWTLKSKIGFNLLNIGPFIHDPKTSSWKAGEDENAKESGYVVKRILMEELPGDSFNSLFLEVLSEEPPLGLFSVPYVIRKGEKVLDGLASLKDHQFLAKSKRIDFSYNKEEKNLTIFPNNRTYAQNFNFNGWELVPDVPSVAAPGLLSVEAPAEWKKDVTSEVVIWFKNRGSYSGTTYISLSFPQGGKVEIDQGKEGLRYYSPGSSVYSFEKKYINSKVPLLEITKEGWARNHKYGVRFKYTPEADGVPNLLVRSSSKSYRDTINLPTDYSSVKTEIDQQGFKSYPLPLVSRGKSK from the coding sequence ATGTTTCGTTTCGTTTCTTTTTCCCGAGTATTGATCCTTTTTTCAGTATTCATTCTACTCATCGCTTGTAATTCAAAAACACCATCCGATTCCAAGATCATTTCCTTAACCATTCCGGAGTCCGAAGAAAAAAGTCCCGACGTGGTCCTGAAAAAATTGGGAAACCTGGACGAGGATCCCGACCTGGAAGTCTTTTCCTTGGTCCGTAACGGGACGGAAGAGATCCTTGCAGTTTTCAAAAAACAAAACGGAGAATGGACGCTCAAATCCAAGATAGGATTTAATCTTCTGAACATCGGACCTTTTATTCATGATCCTAAAACTTCTTCTTGGAAAGCGGGAGAAGATGAGAATGCGAAAGAATCCGGCTATGTAGTTAAAAGAATCCTAATGGAAGAACTTCCCGGAGATTCTTTCAATTCTCTATTTTTAGAAGTTTTAAGTGAAGAACCTCCTTTAGGACTTTTTTCAGTTCCATACGTAATTCGTAAGGGTGAAAAAGTTTTAGATGGTTTAGCTTCTTTAAAAGACCATCAGTTTTTAGCAAAATCAAAGAGGATCGATTTCTCTTATAATAAAGAAGAGAAAAATCTTACCATCTTTCCGAATAATCGTACTTACGCTCAGAATTTTAACTTCAACGGATGGGAATTAGTCCCTGATGTTCCGAGTGTTGCCGCTCCGGGTTTATTAAGTGTAGAAGCTCCCGCAGAATGGAAAAAGGACGTAACATCCGAGGTCGTGATCTGGTTCAAGAACAGAGGATCTTATTCAGGAACTACTTATATCAGTCTTTCTTTTCCTCAAGGAGGAAAAGTAGAGATAGACCAAGGCAAAGAAGGATTGAGATATTATTCTCCCGGATCTTCCGTATATTCTTTCGAAAAAAAATATATAAACTCTAAGGTTCCTCTATTAGAAATTACGAAAGAAGGCTGGGCAAGAAATCATAAGTACGGAGTTCGTTTCAAATACACTCCCGAGGCTGATGGTGTTCCTAATTTACTAGTACGTTCTAGTTCTAAGTCTTATAGGGATACGATCAATCTTCCGACTGATTACAGTTCCGTAAAAACGGAGATAGACCAGCAAGGTTTCAAAAGTTATCCTCTACCTTTGGTTTCAAGAGGAAAGTCCAAATAA
- a CDS encoding FFLEELY motif protein, giving the protein MSGFEEHKLKHAKVEVVRAQVERFRKFYADYFHLEETISMVEYFFETIYNLDGKEAWMHLALDTYQKVKGMMKETTRANLETLIELNNLTDHLDSEMAQLLIQRDWDGKKLSREEYDDLYKAYGHKEEREKQLEIVLHNLRTFYELAHKPISAYLIRPARFMASLLGVSLLFESVEKAYNAVLPVSPEIFVSFIEQVERRESEYLESAFLNGKQPKEPSA; this is encoded by the coding sequence GTGAGTGGTTTCGAAGAACATAAACTTAAACATGCCAAGGTAGAGGTCGTTAGAGCCCAGGTGGAAAGATTCCGCAAATTTTATGCGGACTATTTTCATCTAGAAGAAACGATCTCTATGGTGGAGTATTTTTTCGAAACCATTTACAATTTAGACGGCAAGGAAGCTTGGATGCATCTTGCCTTGGACACATACCAAAAAGTAAAAGGTATGATGAAAGAAACCACTAGGGCCAATCTAGAAACTCTGATCGAATTGAATAATCTAACAGATCATTTGGATTCCGAAATGGCGCAGCTACTCATCCAAAGAGATTGGGATGGTAAAAAACTTTCTAGAGAAGAATACGACGATCTATACAAAGCATACGGTCATAAAGAAGAAAGAGAAAAACAGTTAGAGATAGTACTTCATAACCTTAGGACATTCTACGAGCTAGCTCATAAGCCCATCTCTGCTTATCTGATCCGGCCCGCTAGATTTATGGCATCTTTGTTAGGAGTTTCTCTTTTATTCGAATCAGTGGAGAAGGCGTACAACGCAGTTTTACCTGTATCTCCTGAAATTTTTGTTTCTTTTATCGAGCAAGTGGAGAGAAGAGAGTCGGAATATCTAGAGTCGGCTTTCTTAAATGGAAAGCAGCCTAAGGAGCCGTCTGCTTGA
- a CDS encoding toprim domain-containing protein: protein MSTAKTKTEKKPATGGERNFKKLSNVEHVRMRTGMWLGQNSASTFEQHFFRKNSGNLYEIVHEELEDVPAKLKCLDEACMNAVDEYRKNQKDKSIPEKDKMSKLIIQLSSDKKTVTVADNGRGIPAKNAEGVYLHLMYGENFDDHVKQDHVAGQNGVGISLVRMVSSYFKVKTTNDGSTFKKLFTIHEDAKKQIRSYKLSKEDTERAFLYFDEHGKFDDCPLLTKDQIEKLVPISKKTNMIEAIEKASKEDHGTAVEFELNPKYFNNLDTSFNVDLMKQYLQDIAMTNPGLEVQFVHKGKKEKYKFKKGLDEIFSHSDLTYYKMDYNAPATGSQLHLEAYLVIGQNKNLTWVNSIFAPQGGSAIEYLENRLCDEVRKKSQIVSLEKKLKTSCTRNDVRNCFHMYVNMRLLNPRFKSQDKSYLINDLNEDIRNAVDKHLDKFIKKTGLLEEVKLQMEKRTQLKAFEDAQRGLKKASKMNIPKLMPPTGKPNDPGRVLFVAEGDSAIAGLRPARNPKLHGLFPLRGKPMNCKGVSLAKAIANEELKNIVAILGLPLDQKVKSIEELNYDKVSIITDADFDGYAIRSLMLSFFYEYWPELFELGLIHISSAPLYEVDIKGGDSKKAETVFCIDDKDYDALVKRVEKSGGQIVRKKRNKGLGETGKEAMKFAVDECMTKITIGNKKEASKIQNLWFHKDFAEQRRDAISEYAMSVIED from the coding sequence ATGAGCACTGCTAAAACCAAAACCGAAAAGAAGCCCGCGACCGGAGGGGAACGGAACTTCAAAAAACTCTCCAACGTTGAACACGTAAGGATGAGGACCGGAATGTGGTTGGGGCAAAACTCTGCTTCCACATTCGAGCAGCATTTTTTCCGTAAGAACAGCGGCAATTTATACGAGATCGTACACGAGGAATTGGAAGATGTTCCTGCGAAATTAAAATGTTTGGACGAGGCTTGTATGAACGCGGTGGACGAATACCGCAAAAACCAAAAGGACAAGTCTATTCCTGAAAAGGACAAGATGTCCAAACTGATCATCCAACTTTCTTCCGACAAAAAGACCGTAACAGTTGCCGACAACGGAAGAGGGATCCCTGCAAAGAATGCGGAAGGTGTATATCTGCATTTGATGTATGGAGAGAACTTTGACGACCATGTAAAACAAGACCATGTGGCCGGTCAGAATGGTGTGGGTATTTCTTTGGTAAGAATGGTCTCTTCTTACTTTAAAGTAAAAACTACCAATGACGGCAGTACTTTCAAAAAGCTGTTCACTATTCACGAAGACGCAAAGAAACAGATCCGTTCTTATAAACTTTCCAAAGAAGATACTGAAAGAGCTTTCTTATACTTTGATGAGCACGGAAAATTTGACGACTGCCCTCTTCTTACAAAAGATCAGATCGAAAAATTAGTTCCGATCAGTAAAAAAACGAATATGATAGAAGCGATCGAAAAGGCTTCTAAAGAAGATCATGGAACTGCTGTCGAATTCGAACTGAATCCGAAATATTTCAATAACCTGGACACTTCCTTCAATGTGGATCTGATGAAACAGTATCTGCAGGACATCGCAATGACTAATCCAGGATTGGAAGTGCAGTTCGTTCATAAAGGTAAGAAGGAAAAGTATAAATTCAAAAAAGGTTTGGATGAGATATTCTCCCATTCGGATCTGACTTACTATAAAATGGATTATAATGCTCCAGCTACCGGATCCCAATTACATCTGGAAGCATACTTAGTGATCGGTCAGAACAAAAACCTGACTTGGGTGAACTCGATCTTCGCTCCCCAAGGCGGTTCCGCTATCGAGTATCTGGAAAACAGGCTTTGCGACGAGGTCCGTAAAAAAAGCCAGATCGTTTCCTTAGAGAAAAAACTCAAAACGAGCTGTACTCGTAACGACGTAAGGAACTGCTTCCACATGTATGTGAACATGAGGTTATTGAATCCTCGTTTTAAGTCTCAGGATAAGTCTTATCTGATCAATGACTTGAACGAAGATATTCGTAATGCGGTAGATAAACACTTAGATAAGTTCATTAAAAAAACCGGCTTATTGGAAGAAGTTAAACTCCAGATGGAGAAAAGGACTCAGTTGAAAGCTTTCGAAGACGCACAACGCGGACTTAAAAAAGCAAGTAAGATGAATATTCCTAAACTCATGCCTCCAACAGGTAAGCCGAATGATCCGGGTCGGGTTTTATTCGTAGCGGAAGGAGACTCGGCAATCGCTGGTCTTCGTCCCGCAAGAAATCCTAAACTTCACGGTTTGTTCCCTTTGAGAGGAAAACCTATGAACTGTAAGGGAGTTTCTCTTGCAAAAGCGATCGCAAACGAAGAATTAAAGAACATAGTAGCGATCCTGGGACTTCCTCTGGACCAAAAAGTAAAGTCCATAGAAGAACTAAATTACGATAAAGTAAGTATCATCACTGATGCGGACTTTGACGGATACGCGATCCGTTCCTTGATGCTTTCTTTCTTTTATGAGTATTGGCCCGAACTTTTTGAATTAGGACTTATCCATATATCCAGCGCTCCTCTTTACGAGGTGGATATTAAAGGTGGAGATTCTAAAAAAGCAGAGACTGTATTCTGTATCGATGATAAGGATTATGATGCTCTAGTCAAACGAGTCGAAAAATCAGGCGGCCAGATCGTCCGCAAAAAACGGAATAAAGGACTTGGAGAGACAGGAAAAGAAGCAATGAAATTTGCAGTAGATGAGTGTATGACCAAGATCACCATCGGAAACAAAAAAGAAGCTTCTAAGATCCAGAACCTTTGGTTCCATAAAGACTTTGCGGAACAAAGAAGGGATGCGATCTCCGAATACGCAATGAGCGTAATCGAAGATTAA
- a CDS encoding DNA gyrase subunit A, whose amino-acid sequence MKDSNKPGKESFPKIPFEDQVNDDQRKYSRYVCDSRAIPHEIDGLKPVQRRILWAMWNSDARNRFTKTVKVAGLAMGYHPHGDRSIQDALSQMAQDFTFANNHPLVAGEGTFGDVLDPSAIASPRYTEVKLSDFVKDLGFFESLPDIDYVKNYDETEDEPIHFVGKVPIVLLNNIMGIATGFRCFIPGHKLSAIINSQMNYLKTKKPLPLKPWYKDYKGEVKMAKTEAGNITMTTTFGFTWEGDTLYLTDAPMNWNREKVINLLDDILERKDSWLKDYVDHSSQTFRIELNYKKGEKPSAKEIAAVISKEDTQTLANNVITYDGRLKNFGPEEIIKRFCDFRKTHLIRRFKRLAGLEQEKIERNSELIRFIKEKWNEKVIGIKSKKDFEDKLQKAKFVYYEWLASIPIYRMTLEEVRKCEEAIVEAKTALSRYQGLVKEDKKLTEFMIGELSELKDKWDKE is encoded by the coding sequence ATGAAAGATTCCAATAAACCAGGCAAAGAAAGCTTCCCAAAAATACCATTTGAGGACCAAGTTAACGACGATCAGAGAAAATATTCTCGATATGTCTGCGATTCCAGGGCAATTCCTCACGAAATCGATGGTTTAAAGCCCGTCCAGAGAAGAATTCTTTGGGCAATGTGGAATTCAGACGCACGTAACCGTTTCACTAAGACCGTAAAAGTAGCGGGACTCGCGATGGGATATCACCCTCACGGAGACAGATCCATCCAAGATGCTCTTTCTCAGATGGCTCAGGACTTTACGTTCGCAAACAATCATCCATTAGTTGCTGGAGAAGGTACTTTCGGAGACGTATTGGATCCGAGCGCGATCGCTTCTCCTCGATACACTGAGGTAAAACTTTCCGACTTCGTAAAAGACCTGGGATTTTTCGAAAGTTTACCCGATATAGATTACGTTAAAAATTACGACGAAACGGAAGACGAACCGATCCACTTCGTAGGAAAAGTTCCGATCGTTCTTCTGAACAATATTATGGGAATTGCAACCGGTTTCCGTTGTTTTATCCCGGGCCATAAACTTTCTGCGATCATCAACTCGCAGATGAATTATCTAAAAACCAAAAAGCCTCTTCCTTTAAAACCTTGGTACAAGGATTACAAGGGAGAAGTGAAAATGGCTAAGACCGAAGCTGGCAATATCACAATGACCACTACATTCGGTTTTACTTGGGAAGGAGACACTCTCTATCTTACGGACGCTCCTATGAACTGGAATAGAGAGAAGGTGATCAATCTTCTAGATGATATTCTGGAAAGAAAAGATTCCTGGCTCAAAGACTATGTGGATCATTCCAGCCAAACGTTCCGTATAGAATTGAATTATAAGAAGGGAGAAAAACCTAGCGCGAAAGAGATCGCTGCGGTAATCTCCAAAGAAGATACGCAAACTTTAGCGAATAACGTGATCACTTACGACGGTCGTCTGAAAAACTTCGGACCGGAAGAGATCATCAAACGTTTCTGCGATTTCAGAAAGACCCACTTGATCCGCAGATTCAAACGTTTGGCAGGTTTGGAACAAGAGAAGATCGAAAGAAACTCGGAGTTGATCCGCTTTATCAAAGAAAAGTGGAACGAAAAAGTGATCGGTATTAAATCCAAAAAGGATTTCGAGGATAAACTCCAAAAAGCGAAATTCGTGTACTATGAATGGTTAGCATCTATTCCAATTTACAGAATGACTTTGGAAGAAGTTCGCAAATGTGAAGAAGCCATCGTAGAAGCAAAAACCGCCCTTTCCAGATACCAAGGGCTTGTGAAAGAAGATAAAAAATTAACAGAATTCATGATCGGAGAATTATCCGAGCTGAAAGATAAATGGGACAAGGAATGA
- a CDS encoding ATP-binding protein, which translates to MRDTADSLLVRHHSGSYVMFLPPDLASIREFRRALRQSLEENTFISKDIQQIELAADEALTNSISANYNSSSEETIICRWIVNNSKFTLWIVDYGSGLKKEKIEEQITEAKPSSLQDFLKRVKTYQEGKCEVLPNRGKLTQHRNLGKGLLIMQSLMDSVKIMYHCKEGRISSDPTDSSIRGSIIELAFDSKKH; encoded by the coding sequence ATGAGGGATACGGCCGATTCACTTTTGGTTAGGCATCATTCGGGTTCGTACGTTATGTTCCTACCTCCTGACTTAGCTAGCATTCGGGAGTTCAGAAGAGCACTTCGTCAATCCTTAGAAGAGAATACTTTTATCTCTAAAGATATACAGCAGATTGAGCTCGCTGCAGACGAGGCACTCACCAACTCAATCTCCGCAAATTATAATTCCAGTTCCGAAGAAACGATCATCTGCAGATGGATCGTAAACAATTCCAAATTTACTCTATGGATCGTGGACTATGGTTCCGGTCTTAAAAAAGAAAAGATAGAAGAGCAGATAACGGAAGCTAAACCTTCTTCTCTCCAAGACTTCTTAAAAAGAGTAAAAACTTACCAAGAAGGTAAATGTGAAGTTCTTCCTAACAGAGGAAAGCTCACTCAACACAGGAATTTGGGTAAAGGTTTACTGATCATGCAATCCTTAATGGATTCGGTGAAGATCATGTATCACTGCAAAGAAGGAAGAATTTCCTCGGACCCTACCGATTCCAGTATCCGCGGGTCCATTATCGAATTAGCATTCGATTCTAAAAAACACTGA